ACTTATAAGTCAGCATCGGGTATTGTATTATTTGTATCTGTAATCATTGCCATCATTTGGGCAAACTCTACATTTAGAGAGAGTTATCATGCTATTTTTCATAAGTATATTGTTCTTCAATTTGGATCAGCCACATTTAAACAAAGTCTGTTGCACTTTATTAATGATGGGCTTATGGCTGTATTTTTCTTCATGATTGGGTTGGAAATTAAGCGGGAAATGATCAGTGGAGATTTGTCATCTCCAAGAAAAGCGGCTTTACCTATAGCGGCTGCTATTGGAGGAATGATATTGCCTGCTGTTATTTATGCAATAATCAATCGAAATTCTGGAGCTCCTGAAGGTTGGGGAGTACCAATGGCAACTGATATTGCATTTTCATTAGGAGTTTTATCACTTTTAGGAAAAAAAGTTCCTATTGCCCTAAAGATATTTTTAACTGCTTTGGCAATTGTGGATGACCTTGGAGCTGTTTTGGTCATCGCTTTCTTTTATACATCAGAAATTTCATTCAGTAATCTTTTAGTGGGTGCGGTAATTCTAACTTTTCTGGCACTGTATAATATATTTGGTGGACGTAAAACAACTGTTTATGCAATAGTGGGTATCGGAGGACTTTGGTTAGCATTTATGCTTTCAGGAGTTCATGCAACTATTGCTGGTGTTTTGGCCGCATTTACAATTCCTGCCCGAAGTAAAATCGATAAAAATACTTTTGTCAATGTATTATGTCAACTTACGGACAGATTCCGCATTTCAACGGACAATGATAGCAGACTTGCAACAAATGAACAGCAACACATTATTGAGGAGATAAAGCAAGTAAGTTATGATGTTGAAACCCCATTGCAGAAATTAGAGCATGCAATTTCTCCTTTAGTAGCATTTTTAATACTGCCCATATTTGCAATTGCAAATGCCGGAATAGAAATAGAATCGGACTTTCTACAAATGTTAATTCACCCTGTTAGTTTGGGCATTGCACTAGGTTTAATCATAGGAAAATTTTCCGGGGTATTTTTATTTAGCAAGCTTGCTGTCAGACTTAAAATAGCAGAATTACCTGAAGGATTAACATGGAAACATATAGCTGGAATTGGCTTTTTCGCTGGTATTGGATTTACCATGTCCTTGTTTATAACCGATTTGGCTTTTGAAAATGAAGAGTATATTGCTATTGCAAAAGCATCAATAATTGTGGCATCTGTACTTTCAGGACTAATTGGATTTGTAATTTTAAACTCAATTAAGGCTAAAGCATAGGCTTTTAGTGAAGCTTATCCTCTTTATTTAAGCGAGTCTATTCTCGCTATTTAGAATTATTCAAAATAAAGTAGGCATATTCAAAATTTGTTAACTACATTTGTTGTTGTAAACAAATATTGTTTTAAATGAATATGAGTGGATATGGAAAATATAGTGACAATCACCGCAAAATGGTGGTTCATATATTACACACTGCCAGTTGGTTGGATACAAAAATTTCTGCTTTGCTAAAAAACTATGGAATAACCCATGTTCAGTTTAATATTTTAAAGGTTTTAGAAGCCTCACATCCTGAGCCACAGTCAGTCGGAAAAGTTAAAGAAGGAATATTGTTTTCCAATTCTGATATGACGCGCCTGATGGATAGATTGGTCACTAAAAATTTAGTAGTCAGAAATATTTGTTCAGAAAATCGCAGGCGAATTGATGTTGAAATTACAAAAGAGGGTCTTGACTTATTGAATGAAATTAATCCTGGATTATCAGCAATTCTGGAAAATTATTATGCTGATAAAGTAACACAAGAAGAAGCTCTGTGGATATCGAATAAACTCAAGGAAATAAGAAAGTAAATATAAAAGAAAACCTAAATAAGTAACAATAACTAAACAATTTTAATACTATGAAAACAAAACATTTAACATTTGTACTTGCTATAGCTATTGCATTTGTAGTGGCATCTTGCAACAATAAAACAGACGAAGCAACTCACAATCATGAAGATGGTACAAGTCACGAAGGTCATGATCATGCAACAGCAGTTGAAGCTATTTCCTATGCAATTAGTCTTGAAAATTCGAAAGCAAGTTGGAGTGGAAATATGATTGGTGTATACTCACATGAAGGAGATCTTTTATTTTCAGAAGGTGAACTTTCCTTGGCGGATGGAAAAGTAACTGCTGGTTCATTTACAGTTGATATGACTACTATGATTACCACAGATGCTGATGCACTTTACAAAATGGCTTCCAGAGAAGATCTTATTGGTCATTTATCAAATGATGATTTCTTTTCTGTAGCTACTTACCCAACTGCATCTTTTGTTGTGAAATCACATGAAGGCAGTAATATTGTTGGTGATTTAACAATCAAAGGAGTAACAAACGAAGAAACTTTGACTG
This portion of the Bacteroidota bacterium genome encodes:
- the nhaA gene encoding Na+/H+ antiporter NhaA, with amino-acid sequence TYKSASGIVLFVSVIIAIIWANSTFRESYHAIFHKYIVLQFGSATFKQSLLHFINDGLMAVFFFMIGLEIKREMISGDLSSPRKAALPIAAAIGGMILPAVIYAIINRNSGAPEGWGVPMATDIAFSLGVLSLLGKKVPIALKIFLTALAIVDDLGAVLVIAFFYTSEISFSNLLVGAVILTFLALYNIFGGRKTTVYAIVGIGGLWLAFMLSGVHATIAGVLAAFTIPARSKIDKNTFVNVLCQLTDRFRISTDNDSRLATNEQQHIIEEIKQVSYDVETPLQKLEHAISPLVAFLILPIFAIANAGIEIESDFLQMLIHPVSLGIALGLIIGKFSGVFLFSKLAVRLKIAELPEGLTWKHIAGIGFFAGIGFTMSLFITDLAFENEEYIAIAKASIIVASVLSGLIGFVILNSIKAKA
- a CDS encoding MarR family transcriptional regulator, which gives rise to MNMSGYGKYSDNHRKMVVHILHTASWLDTKISALLKNYGITHVQFNILKVLEASHPEPQSVGKVKEGILFSNSDMTRLMDRLVTKNLVVRNICSENRRRIDVEITKEGLDLLNEINPGLSAILENYYADKVTQEEALWISNKLKEIRK
- a CDS encoding YceI family protein, which codes for MKTKHLTFVLAIAIAFVVASCNNKTDEATHNHEDGTSHEGHDHATAVEAISYAISLENSKASWSGNMIGVYSHEGDLLFSEGELSLADGKVTAGSFTVDMTTMITTDADALYKMASREDLIGHLSNDDFFSVATYPTASFVVKSHEGSNIVGDLTIKGVTNEETLTDVVITENEGTISASGNLVFDRQVYNVSYKHTMSDMVLSDDIKLSIVVEAK